A genomic segment from Saccharicrinis carchari encodes:
- a CDS encoding MFS transporter produces the protein MKSKINIKEHRISIREKLGYAMGDAAANIAWRGVTTFLFIFYTDVFGINPAAVGLLMLVARFSDGVSDVAMGVIGDRTNSKYGKFRPWILWTALPLGAMLSLLFTAPQLSASGKIIYAYSTYIIFTLVYTANNIPYGALMAVMSGDDKERTSLGSYRMVGAFAGGMLVQGALLFLVVYFGNINPDVRVNQLANEKYEVTISASQNVENVNVKTKNGLALFSWANNKLPDTLNLATKGKSFSMEANRAYSFIVEGEANISEASIVVIDQKRGYSSAIYVLSIFLVLSLLLTFYTTKERIKPLKTQQSNLKRDLLDIIKNKPWVVLLFIGLLFQVYNAIKQGIVVIYFTHYLHNQLLSASYMVALMIASIGGAMVTSALARRFGKRNLFIYAFIFSGGINALLSFCGPENIFSIFSIGILSEFGAAIFPTLFFAMLGDVADYSEYVNGRRATGLIYSAGSFSTKFGGGVAGAIIGLVLAAFHYDGQDSVAIEAAVPGIIMLMSWIPSIIAVLGAGLMTLYPLNVQKMDEITTELNRRRREDMIITD, from the coding sequence GTGAAAAGCAAAATCAACATAAAGGAGCATAGGATTTCCATTCGCGAAAAGCTAGGATATGCCATGGGTGATGCAGCAGCAAACATTGCGTGGCGTGGTGTTACAACTTTTTTATTCATTTTTTATACTGATGTGTTCGGGATAAACCCTGCTGCTGTTGGTCTCTTAATGCTTGTTGCAAGGTTTAGCGATGGTGTTAGCGATGTTGCTATGGGAGTTATTGGAGATAGAACCAACTCAAAATATGGAAAATTCAGACCCTGGATTTTATGGACTGCCTTACCTTTGGGGGCTATGTTGTCCTTATTGTTTACTGCACCTCAATTAAGTGCCAGTGGAAAAATAATATATGCTTATTCTACCTATATTATATTCACCTTAGTTTATACAGCCAATAATATTCCGTACGGTGCACTAATGGCTGTAATGTCGGGTGACGATAAGGAGCGAACAAGTTTGGGATCCTATCGGATGGTAGGGGCTTTTGCTGGTGGTATGTTGGTGCAAGGTGCCCTCCTTTTTTTAGTGGTTTATTTTGGTAATATCAACCCAGATGTTAGGGTTAATCAGCTGGCCAATGAGAAATATGAAGTGACTATTTCTGCTTCCCAAAATGTGGAGAATGTAAATGTTAAAACAAAAAATGGATTGGCACTATTCAGCTGGGCTAATAATAAATTGCCCGATACACTTAATTTAGCTACTAAGGGAAAGAGTTTTTCAATGGAAGCTAATCGGGCGTACTCATTTATTGTGGAAGGAGAAGCAAATATAAGTGAAGCGAGTATTGTGGTTATTGATCAAAAGAGGGGGTATAGCAGTGCCATCTATGTATTATCCATATTTTTGGTGCTTTCTTTACTACTCACCTTCTATACAACTAAAGAGCGGATTAAACCGCTTAAAACGCAGCAAAGTAATTTAAAAAGAGATCTTCTGGATATAATTAAAAATAAACCTTGGGTAGTTTTGCTTTTCATAGGTTTGTTGTTTCAGGTTTATAACGCTATAAAGCAGGGTATTGTAGTGATCTATTTTACGCACTACTTACACAATCAATTGCTGTCTGCCTCCTATATGGTAGCACTTATGATTGCATCTATTGGTGGAGCTATGGTTACTTCTGCGCTAGCCCGAAGGTTTGGGAAACGAAATCTTTTTATTTACGCCTTTATTTTTTCAGGTGGTATTAATGCCCTGCTGTCCTTTTGTGGCCCGGAAAATATTTTCAGCATTTTCTCAATTGGAATTTTATCAGAATTTGGAGCTGCCATTTTCCCGACTCTATTCTTTGCCATGTTAGGAGATGTAGCAGATTACTCTGAATATGTAAACGGACGAAGAGCAACGGGGTTGATTTATTCGGCAGGATCTTTCTCAACCAAATTTGGGGGAGGAGTAGCAGGTGCAATTATAGGATTGGTATTGGCTGCTTTCCATTATGATGGACAGGACTCAGTAGCTATTGAGGCTGCTGTTCCCGGTATTATTATGCTTATGAGTTGGATACCATCTATTATTGCTGTATTAGGTGCGGGTTTAATGACGCTTTACCCATTGAATGTGCAAAAAATGGATGAGATTACCACAGAGCTCAACAGGCGAAGAAGGGAAGATATGATTATTACAGATTGA
- a CDS encoding NUDIX hydrolase codes for MISGKKLNDYISVDCVVFGFDFEKLNVLVVERTLSDDSGKVEFSDLTLTGNHIYEDETIVEAADRILFDLTGLYDIYLEQFKTFASPDRLKKENDRKWLLHDGRNPDKRIVSIGFFALLATQKVTLEWKGRNVKWMPIGEVKELAFDHNLILEEALKALRNKLLHEPIGFELLPDKFTLSQLQKVYEIILDTTFDKRNFRKKVARMKYLIPLEEKQKGVAHKPARLYLFSREVYELTHKEILNFIV; via the coding sequence ATGATATCCGGTAAAAAGTTAAATGATTATATATCAGTAGACTGTGTTGTATTTGGTTTTGATTTTGAGAAGCTGAATGTATTGGTTGTTGAAAGGACACTAAGCGACGATAGTGGTAAGGTGGAGTTCTCGGATTTAACTTTGACGGGTAATCATATTTATGAGGATGAGACCATAGTTGAAGCTGCAGATAGGATTTTGTTTGACCTAACCGGATTGTATGATATTTATTTGGAACAATTTAAAACCTTTGCCTCTCCCGATCGGCTAAAAAAAGAGAATGATCGTAAATGGTTATTACATGATGGCAGAAATCCCGATAAAAGAATCGTGTCTATCGGTTTCTTCGCTTTATTGGCTACTCAAAAAGTTACCTTAGAGTGGAAAGGGCGGAATGTAAAATGGATGCCGATTGGTGAGGTGAAAGAACTGGCTTTCGATCATAATCTAATTCTGGAAGAAGCTTTAAAAGCCCTGCGCAATAAGTTACTGCACGAACCCATTGGCTTTGAATTACTGCCTGATAAGTTTACGCTTTCGCAATTACAAAAAGTATATGAAATTATTTTAGACACCACTTTTGACAAACGGAATTTTAGAAAAAAAGTGGCTCGGATGAAATATCTTATCCCCTTGGAAGAAAAGCAGAAAGGGGTGGCCCATAAGCCGGCCCGATTGTATTTATTTAGCAGAGAGGTGTATGAATTAACGCATAAGGAAATACTAAATTTTATTGTGTGA
- a CDS encoding GH36-type glycosyl hydrolase domain-containing protein — MKYGFFDDENREYVITTPQTPWPWINYLGNEDFFSLISNTAGGYSFYKDAKFRRITRYRYNNVPMDSGGRYFYIKDGDSLWSPGWKPCKTALDSYECRHGMNYTKIKGIKEGVTAEVLCFVPLKTRAEVQKLTLSNSSTEAKKLKLFSFIEWALWNAATDMENFQRNFSTGEVEIEGSTIYHKTEYRERRNHYAYYSVNTAIDGYDTDRETFMGLYNGFHEPQKVLEGKPGMSVAHGWSPVASHYIEVELKPGESKDFVFVLGYAENSQEDKWESKGVINKTKAKATLAKFDSTAKVDAAFDQLRAYWDKLLNVYTLNSGDEKLDRMVNIWNQYQCMVTFNFSRSASYFESGIGRGMGFRDSNQDLIGFVHQIPERARERIIDIASTQFTDGGCYHQYQPLTKRGNNDIGGGFNDDPMWLILGVVSYIKETGDFAILDEMVPFDNDMSIAKTLFDHLTVSFNHVINNLGPHGLPLIGRADWNDCLNLNCFSTDPNESFQTTENKAEGSKAQSLMIAGLFVVYGRDYIELCKVLGKDSEAERAQAHVDAMVDAVKKYGWDGDWYLRAYDFYGNKVGSKNNKEGQIFIESQGWCTMAEIGKDEGMCKKALDSVKERLDSKYGIVLNNPPFSEYIMEYGEISSYPPGYKENAGVFCHNNPWIMIGEIKQGNADRAWDYFKKICPAYLEDISELHKTEPYVYSQMIAGKDAFKPGEAKNSWLTGTAAWNFYTISQYILGIRPQYDGLLIDPCVPSGWKGYEVTRKFRGATYNIKVSNPFKVSKGVKELKVDDRKIEGNLIPIMPAGEYVVEVVMG, encoded by the coding sequence ATGAAATACGGTTTTTTTGATGATGAGAATAGAGAGTATGTTATTACAACACCTCAAACGCCTTGGCCCTGGATTAATTATTTGGGTAATGAGGATTTTTTCTCATTGATCTCAAATACGGCAGGTGGGTATTCTTTTTATAAAGATGCCAAGTTTAGGCGGATTACCAGATATCGTTACAATAACGTTCCGATGGATAGTGGGGGTCGGTATTTTTATATTAAAGATGGTGATTCACTTTGGTCACCAGGTTGGAAACCATGTAAAACAGCGCTGGATAGCTACGAATGTCGCCATGGTATGAATTATACCAAAATAAAGGGCATAAAAGAGGGTGTTACAGCAGAGGTGCTATGCTTTGTGCCATTAAAAACCCGGGCCGAAGTTCAAAAGTTAACCCTGAGCAACAGTTCAACTGAAGCAAAAAAATTGAAATTATTCTCTTTTATAGAATGGGCGCTATGGAATGCGGCTACGGATATGGAGAATTTCCAGCGTAACTTCTCCACAGGTGAGGTAGAAATTGAAGGCTCAACCATCTACCATAAAACGGAATACAGAGAACGTCGTAATCATTATGCTTATTACTCCGTAAATACAGCTATTGATGGTTACGATACCGATAGAGAAACTTTTATGGGACTCTATAATGGTTTTCATGAACCCCAAAAGGTGCTGGAGGGAAAACCGGGCATGAGTGTAGCACATGGTTGGTCTCCTGTGGCATCACATTATATCGAAGTAGAGTTAAAACCCGGCGAAAGCAAAGACTTTGTTTTTGTTTTGGGTTATGCGGAAAATTCGCAAGAGGACAAGTGGGAAAGCAAGGGCGTAATCAATAAAACCAAAGCAAAAGCTACGCTGGCTAAGTTTGATTCAACGGCAAAGGTGGATGCTGCTTTTGACCAGCTAAGGGCGTATTGGGATAAACTGCTAAATGTTTATACGCTTAATTCGGGCGATGAGAAGCTCGATAGGATGGTAAATATTTGGAATCAGTATCAGTGTATGGTAACCTTTAACTTCTCGCGTTCGGCATCGTATTTCGAGAGTGGTATCGGTCGGGGTATGGGCTTTCGGGATTCTAATCAGGACTTAATTGGCTTTGTGCACCAGATACCCGAAAGGGCTCGTGAACGCATTATCGATATTGCTTCAACACAGTTTACCGACGGAGGTTGTTACCATCAATATCAGCCCTTAACAAAACGAGGGAATAATGATATCGGTGGAGGTTTTAACGACGACCCAATGTGGTTAATACTGGGTGTTGTAAGTTACATCAAAGAAACAGGTGATTTTGCCATACTCGATGAAATGGTGCCTTTTGACAATGATATGTCAATCGCTAAAACCTTGTTCGACCACCTGACTGTTTCTTTTAATCATGTGATTAATAATTTGGGGCCTCATGGTCTTCCCTTGATTGGACGGGCAGACTGGAACGATTGTCTTAATCTAAACTGTTTTTCCACCGACCCTAATGAATCATTTCAAACCACCGAGAATAAGGCTGAAGGCTCCAAAGCGCAATCATTAATGATTGCCGGACTTTTTGTGGTTTATGGCCGCGATTATATCGAACTCTGTAAAGTTTTGGGAAAAGATAGCGAGGCTGAACGAGCCCAGGCTCACGTAGATGCAATGGTGGATGCGGTAAAAAAATACGGTTGGGATGGAGACTGGTATCTAAGAGCTTATGATTTTTACGGAAATAAAGTAGGGAGTAAAAATAATAAGGAAGGTCAAATATTTATTGAGTCGCAGGGTTGGTGCACGATGGCAGAAATTGGCAAGGATGAGGGTATGTGCAAAAAGGCACTGGATTCAGTAAAAGAACGCTTGGACAGTAAATATGGCATTGTGTTAAACAACCCTCCCTTCTCGGAGTATATTATGGAATATGGCGAAATATCTTCCTATCCTCCCGGATATAAAGAGAATGCCGGTGTTTTTTGTCATAACAATCCATGGATTATGATCGGGGAGATTAAACAAGGAAATGCGGACCGGGCATGGGATTATTTTAAAAAGATTTGTCCGGCTTATCTGGAAGATATCAGCGAATTGCACAAAACAGAGCCCTATGTTTATTCGCAAATGATTGCCGGTAAAGATGCCTTCAAGCCCGGCGAAGCCAAAAACTCTTGGCTAACCGGCACCGCAGCCTGGAATTTTTATACCATTAGTCAGTATATATTGGGCATTCGCCCGCAATACGATGGATTGCTCATTGATCCTTGTGTGCCAAGTGGTTGGAAGGGTTACGAAGTGACAAGGAAGTTTAGAGGGGCAACTTATAATATAAAGGTGAGTAACCCTTTTAAAGTATCAAAGGGTGTGAAGGAGTTGAAAGTGGATGACAGAAAAATAGAAGGAAATTTAATTCCTATTATGCCTGCCGGGGAGTATGTTGTAGAGGTGGTGATGGGTTAG
- a CDS encoding glycoside hydrolase family 3 N-terminal domain-containing protein, whose amino-acid sequence MNSFKSDLRYKDASLSPAIRANNLLKHMTLEEKVAQTICVWESNADQLLDAEGKWNAKKVLTNYPNSIGQIGRPSKLKNKLGAIEMAKFTNEVQRYFIEQTRLGIPVIFHEESLHGHAALEGTSFPQPIGLGGTFDPELVEKLYSMSALEIRSRGGHLALTPVVDVAREPRWGRVEETFGEDAYLVSEMGIAAVKGFQGDASFKDKDKIMSTLKHFAAHGQPESGTNCGPVNVSERVLREVFFPPFKRCIQEAGAMNVMASYNEIDGVPSHASKWLLQDVLRKEWGFQGAVVSDYFAITELFQKEDDWGNWVAGSKKEAAALAISAGVNIELPTPDCYPYLVELVKNGKIDESHIDAMVLPLLEQKFQMGLFEDPYVDPKEAHAAVNRPGHRELALEAALKAITLLENKNNALPLNKNEIKTLAVIGPNADRSLLGGYSGWPQYDVSLLAGIKKAVGNKVEVLYAEGCKITTTSGVDDAGNKITSADGWNTDSVAFPTKEQDDRLIAEALKVAQKADVVVLAIGGNEQTSREAWAYNHMGDRTSLKLFGRQQELFDQLKRLGKKVIVVLNNGRPLAVNELSENADAMLECWYLGQESGTAIAKVLFGEYNPGGKLPISFPRSVGHIPAYYNHKPFDRRGYFNDEVTPLYPFGYGLSYSQFEISAPQLSTIKTSKDKIVKVTVDVKNTGSVAGDEVVQLYIRDMVSSVTRPIKELKGFSRITLEAGSSKAVEFELTPDLFAFYNIDKSFVVEPGKFKIMVGNSSANLKEVVLELE is encoded by the coding sequence ATGAACTCATTTAAAAGCGATTTAAGATATAAAGATGCTTCTTTATCCCCTGCAATACGAGCCAATAATTTACTCAAGCACATGACCCTGGAAGAAAAAGTGGCACAAACTATTTGTGTATGGGAAAGTAATGCCGATCAATTATTGGATGCGGAGGGAAAGTGGAATGCAAAAAAAGTACTTACCAATTACCCTAACAGTATCGGCCAGATTGGCCGCCCCAGCAAATTGAAAAATAAACTGGGGGCGATCGAAATGGCTAAGTTTACCAACGAAGTACAGCGTTATTTTATTGAGCAGACCCGCCTGGGTATACCGGTTATTTTTCACGAAGAGAGTTTACACGGACATGCCGCCCTTGAGGGTACAAGCTTCCCTCAGCCTATCGGTCTTGGCGGTACATTCGATCCGGAACTGGTGGAGAAATTGTACAGCATGTCGGCATTGGAAATTCGGTCCAGAGGAGGCCACCTGGCTCTCACACCGGTGGTAGATGTAGCCAGGGAGCCGCGCTGGGGACGAGTGGAGGAAACGTTTGGTGAAGATGCTTATCTGGTTTCAGAGATGGGCATCGCTGCCGTCAAAGGCTTTCAGGGCGACGCGAGTTTTAAGGACAAAGACAAAATAATGTCCACCTTAAAACACTTTGCGGCACACGGGCAGCCCGAATCCGGAACTAATTGCGGTCCTGTAAATGTTTCTGAAAGGGTTTTACGCGAGGTATTTTTCCCTCCCTTTAAAAGATGTATACAAGAGGCGGGGGCTATGAATGTAATGGCTTCGTACAACGAAATCGACGGCGTACCTTCTCATGCCAGCAAGTGGTTGCTACAGGATGTGTTGCGCAAAGAATGGGGCTTTCAGGGAGCAGTCGTTTCTGATTACTTTGCGATTACCGAGTTGTTTCAGAAAGAAGACGATTGGGGCAACTGGGTAGCCGGCAGCAAAAAAGAAGCTGCCGCGTTGGCCATATCGGCAGGGGTAAACATTGAATTGCCCACGCCCGATTGCTACCCATATCTGGTGGAATTGGTAAAAAACGGAAAGATAGACGAATCCCACATAGACGCCATGGTATTGCCCTTGCTGGAACAAAAATTCCAAATGGGCTTGTTTGAGGATCCTTATGTGGACCCCAAAGAAGCACACGCGGCGGTAAACCGCCCAGGGCATAGGGAACTGGCTCTTGAGGCAGCCTTAAAAGCCATTACCCTGCTCGAAAACAAGAACAATGCCCTGCCCTTGAATAAAAATGAAATCAAAACATTGGCGGTCATCGGGCCCAATGCCGACCGCTCATTACTCGGAGGCTATAGCGGTTGGCCCCAATATGACGTTTCGCTTTTGGCGGGTATCAAAAAAGCGGTAGGCAATAAAGTGGAAGTTCTGTATGCCGAAGGGTGCAAAATAACCACCACAAGCGGTGTGGATGATGCCGGCAACAAAATTACCAGTGCCGATGGCTGGAATACAGATTCGGTAGCATTCCCTACAAAAGAGCAGGACGACCGGCTGATAGCTGAAGCCCTTAAAGTTGCCCAAAAAGCCGATGTGGTTGTTTTAGCCATTGGGGGTAATGAGCAAACATCCAGAGAAGCCTGGGCCTACAACCATATGGGGGACAGGACATCTCTCAAATTATTCGGACGTCAGCAAGAGTTGTTCGACCAACTGAAAAGACTGGGCAAAAAAGTTATCGTTGTCCTTAACAATGGCCGCCCATTGGCTGTAAACGAGTTATCGGAAAATGCCGATGCTATGCTTGAATGTTGGTATTTGGGTCAGGAAAGTGGAACGGCAATAGCCAAGGTGCTATTTGGCGAATACAATCCGGGCGGAAAACTACCCATCTCTTTCCCCCGGTCGGTCGGGCACATCCCTGCCTATTACAACCATAAGCCTTTCGACAGAAGAGGCTACTTTAACGACGAGGTTACCCCACTCTATCCTTTTGGCTATGGGTTGAGCTACTCGCAATTTGAAATATCCGCTCCCCAACTATCGACTATTAAAACGTCAAAAGATAAAATTGTTAAAGTAACGGTAGATGTTAAAAATACCGGCAGTGTAGCCGGGGATGAAGTGGTTCAACTGTATATCCGGGACATGGTAAGCTCTGTAACCCGTCCTATTAAAGAACTAAAAGGATTTAGCAGAATTACACTTGAGGCCGGAAGCAGCAAAGCAGTTGAATTTGAATTGACTCCCGATCTCTTTGCCTTTTATAATATCGACAAGAGTTTTGTTGTGGAACCGGGTAAATTTAAAATCATGGTGGGGAACAGTTCTGCAAATTTAAAAGAAGTAGTGCTAGAATTGGAATAA
- a CDS encoding glycoside hydrolase family 9 protein has translation MQSRKITLWLNILLIVLTACESKSGEVQIPVLYNQVGYITDGTKLALVSPDVDEVVILNDKDEVALRIVPDAALFWELSGDAVRKVNFSSLGKPGEYRMVVNSEEYPFSIADKPYTELSKAALKALYFNRSGMAIDSTHGGKWARSAGHPDTVVYIHTSAADEMRPEGTILSSPLGWYDAGDYNKYVVNSGITTYTMFRALEDFSDYYTSLKIGIPDSRDGVPDLLTETLYNFRWLITMQDPNDGGVYHKLTTKKFENMIMPKDAVRDRYVVAKTTSATLDYAALMAHASKVLKSYGEDYDPLAAEALENAIKAWEWAVLNPDVLYEQPKDIETGAYDDKHINDEWFWAASELYLATGEEQYLDSAKRFYNKPGVPGWIDVRALGVYSLLDNRELISDTAWTNLLTQDFIFLADSLVALSQTAPYGVSIHVFEWGSNAQVANEGMVKLFAHKLTNNPKYLDSALSDLDYLLGRNATGYCFVTGFGKNKVMNIHHRPSAADGVQDPVPGFLVGGPNTVILTDCPDAERSLMPAKSFVDRECSYSTNEIAINWNAPLIYLLGGVDAQLCR, from the coding sequence ATGCAATCACGTAAAATTACCTTATGGTTAAATATCCTACTTATAGTGCTTACGGCATGTGAAAGTAAAAGCGGGGAAGTTCAAATCCCCGTCTTGTATAACCAAGTGGGTTACATAACAGATGGCACAAAACTGGCTCTTGTTTCACCTGATGTGGATGAAGTTGTTATATTGAATGATAAAGACGAGGTAGCTTTACGGATTGTGCCGGACGCTGCTCTTTTTTGGGAGTTAAGTGGAGATGCTGTTCGCAAAGTCAATTTCAGTAGCTTGGGTAAGCCGGGAGAGTATCGAATGGTGGTGAATAGCGAAGAATATCCGTTTTCTATCGCTGATAAGCCTTACACGGAACTGTCCAAAGCTGCCCTAAAAGCACTTTATTTTAATCGATCCGGAATGGCCATAGATAGCACCCATGGCGGTAAGTGGGCCAGATCTGCCGGTCATCCGGATACCGTGGTGTACATTCATACTTCAGCAGCTGATGAAATGCGGCCGGAAGGAACCATCCTCTCTTCTCCTTTAGGATGGTACGATGCAGGTGATTATAATAAATACGTGGTTAACAGCGGCATTACCACTTATACTATGTTTCGGGCCTTGGAAGATTTTTCTGATTATTATACCTCCCTGAAGATTGGTATTCCTGATTCCCGGGATGGTGTGCCTGACTTACTCACCGAAACGCTCTATAATTTTCGCTGGTTGATTACCATGCAAGATCCCAATGATGGCGGTGTATATCACAAACTCACCACCAAAAAGTTTGAAAACATGATTATGCCCAAAGACGCGGTAAGAGATAGGTATGTGGTCGCTAAAACTACTTCTGCTACTTTAGATTATGCAGCTTTAATGGCACATGCTTCCAAGGTTTTAAAATCTTACGGCGAGGATTATGATCCATTGGCTGCAGAGGCTTTAGAAAATGCGATTAAAGCCTGGGAGTGGGCAGTTTTAAATCCCGATGTTTTGTACGAGCAACCTAAAGATATTGAAACAGGTGCTTATGATGACAAGCATATTAACGACGAGTGGTTTTGGGCTGCATCCGAACTTTATTTAGCTACGGGCGAAGAGCAGTATCTCGATAGCGCTAAGCGTTTCTACAACAAGCCCGGAGTGCCTGGCTGGATTGATGTGCGTGCTTTGGGTGTATACTCATTGCTGGATAACAGGGAACTTATTTCCGACACTGCTTGGACGAATTTATTAACGCAGGACTTTATCTTCTTAGCCGACAGTTTGGTGGCGCTTTCTCAAACAGCACCATATGGCGTCAGTATTCATGTTTTTGAGTGGGGAAGTAACGCACAAGTTGCCAACGAAGGTATGGTAAAACTCTTTGCCCATAAATTAACGAATAACCCGAAATATCTGGATTCGGCTCTGTCTGATCTCGATTATTTATTAGGCCGTAATGCTACCGGATATTGCTTTGTAACGGGCTTTGGTAAAAATAAAGTGATGAATATTCACCATCGGCCATCAGCAGCTGATGGTGTTCAGGATCCTGTCCCCGGTTTCTTAGTGGGTGGGCCTAATACCGTTATTTTAACAGATTGTCCTGATGCCGAAAGAAGTCTAATGCCTGCCAAGTCTTTTGTGGATAGGGAATGTAGTTACTCAACAAATGAAATCGCTATAAACTGGAATGCGCCTTTAATCTATTTACTTGGAGGGGTGGATGCACAATTGTGCAGATAA